The Biomphalaria glabrata chromosome 1, xgBioGlab47.1, whole genome shotgun sequence sequence GTGCCCtttggaatgtaaataaatgctatattttgaaactattcattttagcttattaCAATTCTAGAATAATGTTTgcctatttatattttaagatatctaaagtattccttgcaaaatgactgaaaaatattttttctgcgctatttcatgtgcgctattttgtctgggAACCGAGAAATTTAAATCATTATATTGGATGTAATATTTATTGAGTCCTGATCTATCTTTGCAAAAATCCCACATATACTTACTTAGTCCTGATATATCCTTATCATTATCCCAGACATAGGATGTGGCCTGTGAGGTCAGTAGtaaatttattaaactttgaCTGCAAAAGagtaaatcaaaataattctctgagtatttaaaaaaaaaaaaattcagttctATATAAAGTATGGTTACATTTTATTGCTGAAAATTCATTATCCTTGAAAAACAATTAATACTATGATAATAGGGTATTGTATTTGTATCAGAAGATTAGGCAgcgcagtatttcacatgactatgcaaacactgggaaggggggggggggggggggttcaatttaaattcttatttttGCAGTCTTTGCCTGACTTCAGCaaggcttttctttgggtctcataTGTGTGTTCTGTGACCATAAGGAGAGTTCCCCCAGCTGTTTCTTTCAGACTTGGGAGTGATTTGACATCCTAAATTAGGCAGGTTATGTGATACTCAGCAAAGCATCCAGCCTGGGATAAGTATCTATATAGTTGAAATTGGATTGCACACACCAATATTACTCTATAGGCTAAAAATCAACAGGGCTGCTGAATGAGCAATAACTGTAAGCAAAGTGGCTGATTATAACAGAACAGACAGATGGGAACAgactttaaaacaattttaggaaattttcaGCACAAGTGTGCTGAAGTAACCTAAATAAAgagttattaaatattaaaaaaaaaaattatataaggaattctatattatattattgaaCTGAATGTGGTTATAAAGCATAGTTGTACtgagtatttgaaaaaaaaaagttgaaaatcaTAGTACCTATGCTATACTGCATACATAAAAATATGCATGCAAGAAAATTTTCTGCAAAATTAAAGGGTAACAGCTTTGAttcttgaaataatttttttttaatattttaaatttttaactcttaacaaaaattttatcgaagtttaatcataacacaGTAGAATGTACacatgtgaaaaatgaacaattctgtcagaacgtgttaaaataattatggagataaagagttaagaaaGAAATGACGGGAAATTTTAGGAAAATCCCCATCACagttataaaaattattatgggttaaaaaaaaattacttgaattaatttaaataatataattgtATATATAGTACTAATAAAGGAGAACTAACTAACCTCCCATGTCCATAGATTCCATCTATTAAAGGTTCTGATGGATCTTctacttcattttttatttgtcgCACTCCCTGAAAGTGAACATTTTATATAGGTCAGGCTACTTTTCAAATAGGTACATACataatcaaaagaaaaaaaacgagaactagaaaataaaaaaaaacacaaaaaaaacttaaaatttattatgaatgtaaatatcaatttaaatatataaatagatcttaATATTTTGATGTTGAATAATGTTAATATTTGTACCAGACCAAGAATAAACTATAATTATTTtcctaaaatgaaataaatatgttgataaataaaacattaccttTGATAAAACTAAAGaatataaataaagtaaaacTCCAAATTTGGATTGAAATTCTGGTAGAGATTTCTCCAGAGACCTATGAAGTTCATCAGTATCACTGCAATGGTGAAACCTATACAGgataaaaagtttaaatgttaacaaaaaatcatttgcttaacatttttgtttctttgattaaTAATACTTGGAACTAAAGTAGATGAAATGGATACTTgaaaacctaatttaaaataatataattcatTTTGACATAGCACTTAATAATTATCACACACCAAACTGTCAAACTGatctttaatttctttttcctggtactgttccctgaaggaaggtctgtGTGAGccttgaggaccttgtgataaggccataatgtttttgtttgtgttttttttttacagtggttaGCGGGTCAACATGGGGCTtttgtttgtgatgcagtctttgaatgtgatacctaggatccttctatagcAATCTTAAACAAAGAAATCCTAGGCCGAACTGGGACTCGACCACTTAATGAAGTTGTGACCAATATTgcatgaggtttgtgggacatgtcCTCTGATAGAATGAGTtatgcataccaagagttgcaatcAGGGCCGGTATTAGCCACTGCAACCtttgcggccgcagtgggccccgcactttcataggcacCGCGCTAACTctaattgtaaattattaaattaaaccattttaacttattattaaagggtccCTATAATTCTCCTgcaattgcaaaatatacaaaaagaagtcatgaaaatctcctgaaattattaaaatcttccgAAAACTCAAGCAAAtctctttaaaataataaaaacagacaaaattgtcatttcaggatgacattcaatatggaaaatgtaaATTCTActtgcgatttaaaaaaaacctgcaTTGCCagctttcattttaaaaaaataataaggagaattttaaccaaaagaagaagttcaaatacttaatttactttaatggTCACtggcatattaaaaaaataataaggagaattttaaccaaaagaagaagttcaaatacttaatttactttaatggTCACTGGCATACACATATAGATGTAAAtttatctcgacctcttaaaaaaaacaaaaacgatatttcgctagtcgatagtaaatctaaaaagaagatctgaatgtttatcagctttttgtGGGAAAACTTCTATCTGGCTCAAAAGTTAATTTGATAGTGATTTTGTATGtagtaaagtatgaattaaatgcaaagacaaaatttattttataatacaaaatcttaattttcacttattatccttatccctatccAGACTGGGCCCTACACAATCCGTTTCACATGGGGATCCCCAATCtgaggaccggccctgcatgcACTGGTCAATTCTTTATTCAAAGAGTGTTTTTAAGGGGAGAACATAGAACCTCAACCAGATACAGTTATAATAATTTTGGCGATAGTTCGAAAGTAGCTAGGAATCAAACCCCTGAAAACAAGTTAACTTGATTGTGATATTGTACTTagcaaaaattaataaaatacaaagaaacattttttttttcaaataaaaaatattaattttcacttattatccttatccctaccgaGACTAGGCTCCACACAATCTGTTTCGCaaagggccccgcaattgttagggtcGGCCCTGGTTGCAAGGACATGGAGGCCAAAATGAGGCAAGTGCTAATGGGGAtctcctcgtataacttggcaccACACTTTCAACAAGGACCTCAGAGAAGTGGACACAAGGTGGGAGAAGCtttagacattgccagtgaaagatctttatggagacagcttgccaacCATAGTAAGTCTatatagcatctcaattctaATGCATGTGatcttataaatattattatgttgttttaattacaatttaattacattttatattttaactttctAAATGTAATACAATATTGGgccaaaaaataaatcatttacacaattttaacctggtttgcataaaaaaaagtgttaaaataATCCTACTTTAAATTGGCATGGAAAGACTCTTGATTTAATGCAGTTAATGCCCTTTTTGTGTTGTTGCTTTCATCCTGAATGGAAGGTGTGCTTGTCTCTCCATTCTCTTCACATTTCAGTTGCTCGGCAGACAGTTGTGACTCTACACTTGGGAGATGTTTGGACAGACTTACTAAAATATACTGTGAGCTGTTCAACTGAGATAAAATTTCATAGAGCGCTTCAACTAGTAGCTGGTTGGCTCTTTCAGCTGTgaacaatagacgatgaaaagTAAGAGTCTCACATGTGAATGGAAGagaagaagaaacaaaagtCTCACATTTGATTGGAATAGGGAAGAAATGGGGACAAACTTCAACTAATAATTTCAACTCCAACTAACACTCGTCTTACTTCTTCAACTAAAACTCTCCAACTAACTACTTTAGACTGTTCAACTAAAACTCTCCATCTAACTAGTTTAGACTGTTTAACTAAAACTCTCCAACTCACTACTTTAGACTGTTTAACTTAAACTCTCCAACTAACTTCTCTTGACTGCATACTTGTAACTCACTAAAACTCTCAATCTCTCATACCACCTTACTTCCTGTCATACCTAGCTCACATTCACTATTTACATTTTCACGCTCTGTATTCATTAAACTCACTAAAGTACTATAAGGTACAATAAGTTAACTATTTTGACTGTGACAGTactgaaagcaaaaaaagaaataccGGTACTTGTAGGAGGAAAATGATAAAGGTTGCATTTATCTTTATTACTTTCTAGCACAAGAGTACAGGCATCAGCCATATAGCAAACTGTTTTTTGGTTGAGTGGAAACAACTTATAGATTGAAATAAAGTACCCACCTGAAACTGAAGTCAATGCATCTATACTGCAGTTTCCACCTTTGAACAGGGCACATTTGACTATGAAAGCTTGAACTGGTGCAATGATGGCACAGGGTCCACCCTGAAGCTGTACCAATGctgtatttgttttctcactaaaaacaaaaccttgAAGTTCAACATAAGAAAAAGttttactatattattatttcatatatggttataaaaaaaaggtgaaggACCTGAATTCTAACTCAAGGAAAGACTCCTCGAGCCAATACACTAGCCACTATGCTAGCACAGcacttatgaaaataggttttatagttagtTATAGTTTTTAAAGCAGTTACCTAAaaagtataaagggggctaattcaacttaaaacaCCAAATAAGTCAAATACAAtatatttcccttgtttgacaataccaaacaaaattattaccaataactaaatgtttaatttttttttttaattcttgttttgtcagatagaagaaataattagcaaaatttttattttgtgatcttaagggtgcctctgagtccacccagttctaatgggtacctgacattagctggggtaAAGTTAAGACATTGGTTGTTGTGCCACATCATGATAAACTCGTTAatccgtgggccacagaaacagatggcctttacatcatctgccctatatggtctgaaatgggaactttactttttttgtttctttttttactatctatctagatctatgtgtagTATGtattagtatatagatctaagtatatatttaataataatctatttttttttaaagcttttattcacaactcttgtctgtctgtctggtaaaaatctatctagactaatctagactaTAGTGCCTGTCAATATCAGTCTGACTGTAGGCAGTGCAAGATacaggaaataaagaaactttgatctagatcttcaaAAATCATCTTGCATTGAATTGAATATGACTTGATTCTTGAATCTCACCCTGAGTCCAACGAGAAAATAAGTCTTCTTTGAGAGATGGTCCccacaataataatataacgTCTTTAAGTAATGCTTGTTCTGCCGACTTAGGCAAATGAGATGCCATATTTAGACCTGTAATTTAGTCTATCAATTTTTTCAAACACGATAGCATCTTGTATAGATCTACAGCTGGACCATTTTAACGAATAATGTAAATTTGTAAATGAAATACAAATCGTCCATATTGTTTATTGACAACTTCTGACGAGCATCTCATTTTGTGCGAGATCTACTCTTCTgtcaatataattaaaattgtcataaactagatcacagacctatatatatatctacatatatatatatatgtagatatgTTTTCTAGGCCTTATGCCTTTCGCATGGCCTTTCGCCTATAGCAGTGAtttccaaagtggtctatatagacccccaggggtctacgaagacttccaaggcgTCTACGAACGTGAagaaataaattgggggtctatgagatctccacgggggtctacgatagtagatttcatttaagcaggtcgtttACAAAATTTTTACCTGGTTTGCataaaaaaagtgttaaaataGTGTTAAAtgttgtctacatgtaactaatgtctaacaaaaagaaatgtacactgttcgcgttggttatttaaaattgggttgcctaagtgactttttatatcgatatgaaactaattacgctgAGGGATAATCTGAGACAAATCCACcctgataaaatagattaagatttgaaaaacttacgaacactcaaaaataaagtttagaATATACCCACAAAATTTCTCTTCGACAtttatcttctttggcgtaatgctgggtcaaatgaggcagcgattgcatgaaggcatctacatccggtttcgttctgacggcaatgtgttcaatctccagcgtctactatcccatacaaaaacaaaggagatggtcataacggagcttctctatgccgatgattgcgccctgctagctcacaatgaacatgacctccagaacgcggtaaacgaattagcatacgctgccgcctaagctctttcgg is a genomic window containing:
- the LOC106054298 gene encoding ubiquitin carboxyl-terminal hydrolase MINDY-3-like; amino-acid sequence: MASHLPKSAEQALLKDVILLLWGPSLKEDLFSRWTQGFVFSEKTNTALVQLQGGPCAIIAPVQAFIVKCALFKGGNCSIDALTSVSAERANQLLVEALYEILSQLNSSQYILVSLSKHLPSVESQLSAEQLKCEENGETSTPSIQDESNNTKRALTALNQESFHANLKFHHCSDTDELHRSLEKSLPEFQSKFGVLLYLYSLVLSKGVRQIKNEVEDPSEPLIDGIYGHGSQSLINLLLTSQATSYVWDNDKDISGLKLRGLEKQSTIGFLSLLEHLRYCEVGWFFKNPKYPIWLLGSETHLTVLFSTNENLVVKDNPSINARHVFSQFDSEGNGFISSSVLEEVMKLLDLVADKEYVDIMREKMDSEQLGIITRNSFMEEFFPEEPPEQPRSFHLYHYNGIPHSCPGGKVTFVEAYAILDEEVETQFITDTSPIKLCLQTKWPSIELTWTNKLTPSLN